From Leptolyngbya sp. KIOST-1, one genomic window encodes:
- the ntrB gene encoding nitrate ABC transporter permease encodes MTAPLDIRSTRSRFNLQKLSGQALNWLKGLIPPLIAVVLFVVIWQLLTMGPNANLPTPIRTVQDTWELIVNPFFDYGGTDRGLFWQVWSSLQRVALGFSLAAIAGIALGILVGTSSIMYSALDPLFQILRTVPPLAWLPISLAAFQQANPSAIFVIFITAIWPIIINTTEGVRQIPQDYNNVARVLRLSKIQYFFKILFPATVPYIFTGLRIGIGLSWLAIVAAEMLIGGVGIGFFIWDAWNSSRISDIIIAIVYVGIVGLLLDRLIVFIGSLVLPEEQKQ; translated from the coding sequence ATGACCGCACCCCTCGATATTCGATCGACGCGATCGCGATTTAACCTGCAAAAGCTCAGCGGCCAGGCGTTGAACTGGCTGAAAGGGCTGATTCCGCCCCTGATCGCCGTTGTGCTGTTTGTGGTGATCTGGCAACTGCTAACCATGGGGCCAAACGCCAACCTACCCACCCCAATCCGCACCGTGCAGGATACCTGGGAGCTGATCGTCAACCCATTCTTTGACTACGGCGGCACCGATCGCGGTCTGTTCTGGCAGGTGTGGAGCAGTCTGCAGCGGGTGGCCCTGGGTTTTAGCCTGGCCGCGATCGCGGGAATTGCCCTGGGCATTCTGGTCGGCACCAGTTCGATTATGTACAGCGCCCTCGACCCGCTGTTTCAGATTTTGCGGACGGTGCCCCCTCTGGCCTGGCTGCCCATCTCCCTGGCCGCCTTTCAGCAGGCCAACCCCTCCGCTATTTTCGTGATTTTCATTACGGCTATCTGGCCCATCATCATCAACACCACCGAGGGAGTGCGCCAGATTCCCCAGGACTACAACAACGTGGCTCGGGTGCTGCGGCTGTCGAAGATCCAGTACTTCTTTAAGATTTTGTTTCCGGCGACGGTGCCCTATATCTTTACCGGTCTGCGGATTGGCATTGGCCTCTCCTGGCTGGCGATCGTAGCGGCGGAGATGCTGATTGGCGGCGTGGGCATTGGCTTCTTCATCTGGGATGCCTGGAACAGCTCCCGCATCAGCGACATCATCATTGCCATCGTCTACGTGGGCATTGTCGGTCTGCTGCTCGATCGCCTGATTGTGTTCATCGGCAGCCTGGTACTGCCCGAAGAACAAAAGCAGTAG
- a CDS encoding ABC transporter ATP-binding protein — MQVLNTPTQSTNHLQTQEPFLVIDNLSKVYPTPNGNFVVLDGIDLAVNEGEFVCVIGHSGCGKSTLLDMVAGFRQPTEGEVRLQTQTIREPGPDRMVVFQNYSLLPWLTAYENIYLGVNSVFPNKSEAIKKRIVMEHLEMVGLADVANKKPSALSGGMKQRVCIARALALRPQVLILDEPFGALDPITREELQEELLTIWRDHQITVLMITHDIDEALFLSDRVVMMTNGPAAKIGEIMLVPFARPRDRARMMEDPKFYELRNEALDFLYHRYAHDDT; from the coding sequence ATGCAAGTGCTAAATACTCCCACCCAATCCACCAACCACCTCCAGACCCAGGAACCCTTCCTGGTAATCGACAACCTCTCGAAGGTCTACCCCACCCCCAACGGCAATTTTGTCGTGCTCGACGGCATCGATCTGGCGGTAAATGAAGGCGAATTCGTCTGCGTCATCGGCCACTCGGGCTGCGGCAAATCGACCCTGCTGGACATGGTGGCCGGATTCCGCCAGCCCACCGAGGGGGAGGTGCGCCTGCAAACCCAGACCATCCGCGAGCCTGGCCCCGATCGCATGGTGGTGTTTCAAAACTATTCGCTGCTGCCCTGGCTGACCGCCTACGAGAATATCTACCTGGGCGTCAACTCGGTGTTTCCGAACAAATCGGAGGCGATCAAAAAACGCATCGTGATGGAGCACCTGGAGATGGTGGGCCTGGCCGATGTGGCCAACAAGAAGCCCTCTGCCCTCTCCGGCGGCATGAAGCAGCGGGTCTGCATTGCCCGCGCCCTGGCCCTGCGTCCCCAGGTGCTGATTCTCGATGAACCCTTTGGGGCGCTCGACCCAATCACCCGGGAAGAACTCCAGGAGGAGCTGCTGACCATCTGGCGCGATCATCAGATTACGGTGCTGATGATCACCCACGACATCGACGAGGCGCTGTTTTTAAGCGATCGCGTCGTGATGATGACCAACGGCCCCGCCGCCAAGATTGGCGAAATCATGCTGGTGCCCTTTGCACGCCCCCGCGATCGCGCCCGGATGATGGAAGACCCGAAATTCTACGAACTGCGCAACGAGGCCCTCGACTTCCTCTACCACCGCTACGCCCACGACGACACTTAA
- a CDS encoding O-antigen ligase family protein → MTEDVHLPKPKSATQDPSDGSLLALVAAALYVIFTLLPGSSTLMLSWPWVFLWQVGLTLPILWLLWQLWHRPVERLGHGFDGVALLAIAGLLISTLGAEFPAQARWYGWAAVGAIAALYALAGWLRQPQRLHTLLRFQGYIALAFIGLSLGLWLTQIYWPELARLEELRRYGIDQSFSFALTSLRNWQPIGHQNYGAGYLVLVLPLLAALAWVERGWHRWLWLGGLGLGLLNLYTTSSRGGWLALMVTGFLAIGIALFYSRLPRPVALALSGTALGVLVLGLVANPRLKAVLTSLSQGNFAGGELSYRVVTNAVGWRMGLSRPFAGVGPGSVPLVYQRYRPHWAGRDAELQFQLHSTPAQLWGEFGLWGIVVPLALVLVLGVLTVRWMRRGAQDTPAGLPPVLVWSLLAGLFAFGLMGLTDYQLDIPAIAGVLTLYLAVLARSFRPVATPEARAESPRRHRWLAGAGLGLTLAFTLWLVPTHRAWSTASSGFSALTDQPADFDRFANQVAQAHALAPWEPYYPYQLGYHLGEFALQSSDDPALRQTLLTDAIAWFETGNQILPYQEFGQSNLGWLQLENDQPAEAQASFAQAIALVPAKRGVFFGLGVACLQTGNLDCATEALALESLRHPALLTSPLWQRPPFVDLAPTVFDRLEERYGELISQADDPEFEQFLRQARGSLRWWRGDLAAAAEDWPSEDDLRQGVLDLAVGQTVDATAWTETPAKYAVLAWQTPEQRQELLQRAWVTQPEDIDDLTQALPPPQVIDQLAASMEAASDFTDWLQRTAPSWQPRSERLGFGILSRHIDGPNPSDFLPRVENIPVMQFFEPLFPSPIFYPALDNALEPYQARLRSQQ, encoded by the coding sequence ATGACTGAGGATGTCCATCTACCCAAACCCAAATCCGCCACCCAGGACCCCAGCGATGGGTCTTTGCTGGCCCTGGTGGCCGCGGCGCTGTACGTGATTTTTACCCTGCTGCCCGGCAGCAGCACCCTGATGCTGTCGTGGCCCTGGGTGTTTTTGTGGCAGGTGGGTCTGACGCTGCCCATCCTCTGGCTGCTGTGGCAGCTGTGGCATCGGCCCGTGGAGCGGTTGGGCCACGGCTTTGACGGGGTGGCGCTGCTGGCGATCGCGGGGTTGCTCATCTCCACCCTGGGGGCCGAGTTTCCGGCCCAGGCGCGCTGGTACGGCTGGGCGGCGGTGGGGGCGATCGCGGCTCTCTACGCCCTGGCGGGCTGGCTGCGTCAGCCCCAGCGCCTCCACACGCTGCTACGGTTTCAGGGGTACATTGCCCTGGCGTTTATTGGGCTCAGCCTGGGGCTCTGGCTGACGCAGATCTACTGGCCCGAGCTGGCTCGGCTGGAGGAGCTGCGGCGCTACGGCATCGATCAGTCCTTTAGCTTTGCGCTGACTAGCCTGCGCAACTGGCAGCCCATCGGTCACCAGAACTATGGGGCGGGTTACCTGGTGCTGGTGTTGCCCCTGCTGGCGGCGCTGGCCTGGGTAGAGCGGGGCTGGCACCGCTGGCTGTGGCTGGGGGGCCTGGGCCTGGGGCTGCTCAACCTCTATACCACTAGCTCCCGCGGCGGCTGGCTGGCGCTGATGGTCACTGGTTTCCTCGCCATCGGCATTGCTCTGTTTTACAGTCGGTTGCCCCGACCCGTAGCCCTGGCCCTGAGCGGTACGGCCCTGGGCGTGCTGGTGCTGGGCCTGGTGGCCAACCCGCGCCTGAAGGCGGTCTTGACCAGTCTGAGCCAGGGCAATTTTGCTGGGGGAGAGCTGTCTTACCGGGTGGTGACCAACGCGGTGGGCTGGCGCATGGGCCTCAGTCGGCCCTTTGCGGGGGTGGGACCGGGCAGCGTGCCTCTGGTGTACCAGCGCTACCGCCCCCACTGGGCCGGACGCGATGCCGAACTGCAATTTCAGCTCCACAGCACCCCGGCCCAGCTCTGGGGAGAGTTTGGCCTCTGGGGAATAGTCGTGCCCCTGGCGCTGGTGCTGGTGCTGGGGGTGCTGACGGTACGGTGGATGCGCCGCGGTGCCCAGGACACCCCAGCCGGTCTGCCGCCCGTGCTGGTCTGGAGCCTGCTGGCGGGGCTGTTTGCCTTTGGGCTGATGGGCCTGACCGACTACCAGCTCGACATCCCCGCGATCGCAGGGGTGCTCACCCTCTACCTGGCGGTACTCGCCCGCAGCTTCCGCCCCGTCGCCACCCCCGAGGCCAGGGCCGAATCGCCGCGACGCCACCGCTGGCTGGCCGGGGCTGGCCTCGGCCTGACCCTGGCGTTCACCCTCTGGCTGGTGCCCACCCATCGCGCCTGGAGCACCGCCAGCAGCGGCTTCTCGGCCCTGACCGACCAGCCCGCCGACTTCGATCGCTTTGCCAACCAGGTGGCCCAGGCCCACGCGCTGGCCCCCTGGGAGCCCTACTATCCCTACCAGCTGGGCTACCACCTGGGCGAGTTTGCGCTGCAGTCCAGCGACGACCCGGCCCTGCGTCAGACTCTGCTCACTGATGCGATCGCCTGGTTCGAGACCGGCAACCAGATCCTGCCCTACCAGGAGTTTGGCCAGTCTAACCTGGGCTGGCTCCAGCTCGAGAACGACCAGCCAGCCGAGGCTCAGGCTTCCTTTGCCCAGGCGATCGCCCTGGTGCCCGCCAAACGGGGCGTGTTTTTTGGCCTGGGGGTGGCCTGCCTGCAAACCGGCAATCTGGACTGTGCCACCGAAGCTCTGGCCCTCGAAAGTCTGCGCCATCCCGCCCTGCTGACCAGTCCGTTGTGGCAGAGGCCCCCCTTTGTGGACCTGGCCCCGACGGTCTTCGATCGGCTGGAGGAGCGCTACGGTGAACTGATCTCCCAGGCTGACGATCCTGAGTTTGAGCAATTTTTGCGTCAGGCTCGCGGCAGTCTGCGCTGGTGGCGCGGCGACCTGGCTGCGGCCGCTGAGGACTGGCCATCCGAGGACGACCTGAGGCAGGGGGTGCTGGATCTGGCTGTTGGCCAAACCGTCGATGCCACCGCCTGGACCGAAACTCCCGCTAAGTACGCGGTTTTGGCCTGGCAAACCCCCGAACAGCGCCAGGAACTGTTGCAACGGGCCTGGGTAACCCAGCCGGAGGATATTGACGACCTGACCCAGGCGCTGCCGCCGCCCCAGGTGATCGACCAGTTGGCCGCCAGTATGGAGGCCGCCAGTGACTTTACCGACTGGCTCCAGCGCACCGCTCCCAGCTGGCAACCCCGCAGCGAACGGCTGGGGTTTGGCATCCTGAGCCGCCACATCGATGGCCCCAACCCGTCGGACTTTTTGCCCCGGGTTGAGAATATTCCCGTTATGCAGTTCTTTGAGCCGCTGTTTCCGTCGCCGATCTTTTACCCGGCTTTGGATAATGCCCTGGAGCCGTACCAGGCCAGGCTGCGATCGCAGCAGTAG
- a CDS encoding CmpA/NrtA family ABC transporter substrate-binding protein — protein sequence MTRLNRRKFLINAGTAAAGTVLLHACSQGGSNPAATDNSPEVALGPEDAPETPTAKLGFIALTDSAPLIIAKVKGFYDKYGMTDVSVEKQASWGTTRDNLVLGSGGGGIDGAHILTPMPYLISKGIVTDGREVPMYILARLNVNGQGISLSNDYLDANIGLDSSPLQPIFAQRKSAGSELKAAMTFPGGTHDLWIRYWLAAGGIDPDQDIDTIVVPPPQMVANVKVGNMDAFCVGEPWPLQTVNQQIGYNALTTGEMWKDHPEKAFGMRADWVDANPNAAKALLMGTMEAAMWCSQPENTEEMCRILSQRAWFNVPFDDIIDRSQGKFDFGNGRVEELPDLKQKYWDDYASYPFKSHDLWFLVENIRWGKLPADTDVNAWVDEVNREDLWREAAIALGQEDAIPASTSRGVETFFDGIQFDPENYQAYLDSLAIKRV from the coding sequence ATGACTCGACTAAATCGCCGTAAATTTTTGATCAACGCTGGCACCGCCGCTGCTGGTACTGTACTGCTTCACGCCTGCAGTCAGGGGGGCTCGAATCCAGCGGCTACAGACAACTCCCCCGAGGTGGCGCTCGGTCCCGAAGATGCCCCCGAAACCCCGACCGCCAAGCTGGGTTTCATTGCCCTGACCGACTCTGCGCCGCTGATCATCGCCAAGGTCAAAGGCTTCTACGACAAGTACGGCATGACTGACGTGTCGGTGGAAAAACAGGCCTCCTGGGGCACCACCCGCGACAACCTGGTGCTGGGTTCCGGTGGCGGTGGCATCGACGGGGCCCACATTCTCACCCCCATGCCCTACCTGATCTCCAAGGGCATTGTCACCGATGGCCGCGAGGTGCCCATGTACATCCTGGCCCGCCTCAACGTCAACGGCCAGGGGATTTCCCTCTCCAACGACTACCTCGATGCCAACATCGGCCTCGATAGTTCTCCCCTCCAGCCCATCTTTGCCCAGCGCAAGTCCGCGGGCAGCGAGCTGAAGGCGGCGATGACCTTCCCCGGCGGTACCCACGACCTATGGATTCGTTACTGGCTGGCGGCGGGCGGCATCGACCCCGACCAGGACATCGACACCATTGTGGTGCCGCCGCCCCAGATGGTGGCCAACGTCAAGGTGGGCAATATGGATGCCTTCTGCGTGGGTGAGCCCTGGCCCCTGCAAACCGTGAACCAGCAGATTGGCTACAACGCCCTGACCACGGGCGAAATGTGGAAAGACCACCCCGAAAAAGCCTTTGGTATGCGGGCCGACTGGGTGGACGCCAACCCGAACGCCGCCAAGGCGCTTTTGATGGGCACTATGGAGGCCGCCATGTGGTGCAGCCAGCCCGAAAACACCGAGGAAATGTGCCGCATTCTCTCCCAGCGGGCCTGGTTTAACGTGCCCTTCGACGACATTATTGACCGCTCCCAGGGCAAGTTTGACTTCGGCAATGGCCGGGTCGAGGAACTGCCTGACCTGAAGCAGAAGTACTGGGACGACTACGCCTCCTACCCCTTCAAGAGCCACGACCTGTGGTTCCTGGTGGAGAACATCCGCTGGGGCAAGCTGCCCGCCGATACCGACGTCAACGCCTGGGTGGATGAGGTCAACCGCGAAGACCTCTGGCGCGAGGCAGCGATCGCCCTGGGTCAGGAAGACGCCATTCCCGCCAGCACGTCGCGCGGTGTTGAAACCTTCTTCGACGGCATTCAGTTTGACCCCGAAAACTACCAGGCCTACCTGGACAGCCTGGCGATCAAGCGGGTGTAG
- a CDS encoding FAD-binding domain-containing protein produces MNTTIVWFRRDLRVSDHEPLLRAARRGLVVPVFVFDRALLHHPETGSARVAFLLAALHALNADLRGLGGRLILRSGDPVQVLPELLRATGADGIYAHTDVERIYGRVRDARLNRALAEQNLKIRWFEPAASVDPLVPYPDYREIWYREMGQPLVPTPTQVLVPPDLPTEPLPDLGSLGHQADGKPLPPASTAAARTLLQDFLAAKADRYYWQLSYPSAEATTGLSPHIKFGVISVRECVQTVRQAPDWGDSRLRRSHQQLISRLRWGSGFAQRFRYLPQLELRSLYRTFDEGDGGGDYGGWSFDADLYQAWQSGQTGFPIVDAAARCLQATGGYLALNFRTRAIYASFLSNLGGIDWRYGALHFMRHLIDGDCPIDHYQWAMQSGVTHCVDKTWTRIYNPGQVAVDRCDPEGEFIKRWVPELADVPASQLGRPPTLSGYPAPILNYKAARQRRVKQLEAQRGQFLHASNLLPFLAPMPSDLTPFGTDLYGGEVGWAAAPGNDLFPAALPLSDLGPEEAAALRTWFVAHVAIAPPRSRRRRPKPQATDPTIHQLSLLDLDRPLA; encoded by the coding sequence ATGAACACAACCATCGTCTGGTTTCGTCGCGACCTGCGGGTGTCTGACCACGAGCCGCTGCTGCGGGCGGCCCGGCGGGGGCTGGTGGTGCCCGTGTTTGTGTTCGATCGCGCCCTGCTGCACCACCCCGAAACCGGGTCGGCGCGGGTGGCCTTTTTGCTGGCGGCCCTGCACGCCCTGAATGCGGACTTGAGGGGGCTGGGGGGACGGCTGATCCTGCGATCGGGGGACCCCGTGCAGGTGCTGCCCGAGCTGCTGCGCGCGACCGGGGCCGACGGCATCTATGCCCACACCGATGTGGAGCGCATCTACGGGCGGGTGCGCGATGCCCGCCTCAACCGGGCTCTGGCTGAGCAAAACCTGAAGATTCGCTGGTTTGAACCGGCCGCCAGCGTTGACCCCCTGGTCCCCTACCCCGACTACCGCGAGATCTGGTACCGCGAAATGGGACAGCCCCTGGTGCCCACGCCGACCCAGGTCCTGGTTCCGCCGGATCTCCCCACCGAGCCCCTGCCGGACCTGGGCAGCCTGGGCCACCAGGCCGACGGCAAGCCGCTGCCCCCGGCCAGTACCGCCGCCGCCCGCACCCTACTGCAGGACTTCCTGGCCGCCAAGGCCGATCGCTACTACTGGCAGCTCTCCTACCCCAGCGCCGAAGCCACCACGGGCCTCAGTCCCCACATCAAGTTCGGCGTAATCTCGGTGCGGGAGTGCGTGCAGACCGTTCGTCAGGCTCCCGACTGGGGCGACAGCCGCCTGCGCCGCAGCCACCAGCAGCTAATTTCGCGGCTGCGCTGGGGCAGCGGATTTGCCCAGCGGTTTCGCTATCTGCCTCAGCTGGAGCTGCGATCGCTCTACCGTACCTTTGACGAGGGCGACGGTGGGGGCGACTATGGAGGCTGGAGCTTTGACGCCGACCTCTACCAGGCCTGGCAGTCCGGGCAAACCGGCTTCCCGATTGTGGATGCCGCCGCGCGCTGCCTCCAGGCCACGGGCGGCTACCTGGCGCTAAACTTTCGCACCCGCGCCATCTACGCTAGCTTTTTGAGCAATTTGGGCGGCATTGACTGGCGCTACGGAGCGCTGCACTTCATGCGCCACCTGATCGACGGTGACTGCCCCATCGACCACTACCAGTGGGCCATGCAGTCGGGGGTTACCCACTGCGTGGACAAGACCTGGACCCGCATCTACAACCCTGGCCAGGTGGCTGTCGATCGCTGCGATCCGGAGGGGGAGTTCATCAAGCGCTGGGTGCCGGAGTTGGCCGATGTGCCCGCCAGCCAGCTGGGCCGCCCACCCACCCTCTCCGGCTACCCGGCCCCCATTCTCAACTACAAAGCCGCCCGCCAGCGCCGGGTCAAACAACTCGAAGCCCAGCGGGGCCAGTTCCTTCACGCCAGCAACCTGCTGCCGTTTTTGGCCCCGATGCCCTCAGACCTGACTCCCTTTGGCACCGATCTCTACGGCGGCGAGGTGGGCTGGGCCGCAGCCCCTGGGAACGATCTGTTTCCGGCGGCGCTGCCGCTGAGCGACCTGGGGCCAGAAGAGGCGGCGGCCCTGCGGACCTGGTTTGTGGCCCACGTCGCCATTGCGCCACCGCGATCGCGCCGCCGCCGCCCCAAACCCCAGGCCACAGACCCCACCATTCACCAGCTCAGCCTGCTCGATCTGGATCGACCCCTGGCATAG
- a CDS encoding nitrate ABC transporter ATP-binding protein (This model describes the ATP binding subunits of ATP-binding cassette (ABC) transporters for nitrate transport, or for bicarbonate transport, in bacteria and archaea.) produces the protein MAVFVEVDHVDRVFKLPAGGEYIALKNIDLQIHKGEFVSLVGHSGCGKSTLLNILSGLDQPSAGGIVLEGRQVTEPGPDRMVVFQNYSLLPWLTVRENIALAVNRVMKKHPQPVRDRMIDHHIEMVGLQKAAHKRPGEISGGMKQRVAIARALAIRPKLLLLDEPFGALDALTRGGLQEQLMQICQENEVTCVMVTHDVDEALLLSDRIVLMTNGPEAHVGQIVDVPFPRPRERMEVVKHPNYYSLRNEIVYFLNQQKRAKLHRAKPTVAVAANGLEKVNLELGFIPLVDCAPLVVAKEKGLFEAHGLTNVTLNREPSWNAIADGVATGRLDAAMMVAGMPLGMTLGYGNQRPRPMVSALTLSRNGNAITFSKRLVDAGMRSLGDFKAAIDRRPDQVHTLAAVHPTSMHNLLLRYWLASGGIDPDRDVSLTVIPPAQMVSTLKSGAIDGYCVGEPWNARAVAEGLGVVMATDNDIWPGHIEKVLGVTEAWANQYPKTHVALVKALLEACEYCDDRRNREEIAELLAQPEYVGADETLIRQGFVDPYNRGDGSEPDQVLNYITFFTGKANYPDVSEAVWMMTQMARWGITPFPRNWLEVAERVKRADIFGQAARELGLLDIGRDRRRSHLFDGIEFDPDEPLRYLDQFAIKRDLRIEEVPMDAVSIL, from the coding sequence ATGGCTGTCTTTGTCGAAGTTGACCACGTCGATCGCGTCTTTAAGCTCCCCGCCGGGGGCGAATACATTGCCCTGAAAAATATCGACCTGCAAATTCACAAAGGGGAGTTTGTCTCCCTGGTGGGTCACTCGGGCTGCGGTAAATCGACCCTGCTCAACATTCTCTCGGGGCTGGATCAGCCCAGCGCGGGGGGCATTGTGCTGGAGGGGCGGCAGGTGACCGAACCCGGCCCCGATCGCATGGTGGTGTTTCAGAACTACTCCCTGCTGCCCTGGCTGACGGTGCGCGAAAACATTGCCCTGGCGGTAAACCGGGTGATGAAAAAGCACCCCCAGCCGGTGCGCGATCGCATGATCGACCACCACATTGAGATGGTGGGGCTGCAAAAGGCCGCCCACAAGCGCCCCGGCGAGATCTCCGGCGGCATGAAACAGCGGGTGGCGATCGCTCGCGCCCTGGCCATTCGCCCCAAGCTGCTGCTGCTGGACGAGCCCTTTGGGGCGCTGGACGCGCTGACCCGGGGCGGTTTGCAGGAACAGCTGATGCAGATCTGCCAGGAAAACGAAGTCACCTGCGTGATGGTCACCCACGATGTGGATGAGGCGCTGCTACTCAGCGATCGCATCGTGCTGATGACCAACGGCCCCGAGGCCCACGTGGGCCAGATCGTCGATGTGCCCTTCCCCCGGCCCCGGGAGCGCATGGAGGTGGTGAAGCACCCCAACTACTACAGCCTGCGCAACGAAATTGTCTACTTTCTCAACCAGCAAAAGCGGGCCAAGCTGCACCGGGCCAAGCCCACGGTGGCGGTGGCCGCCAACGGCCTGGAGAAGGTCAACCTGGAGCTGGGCTTTATTCCCCTGGTGGACTGTGCGCCCCTGGTGGTGGCCAAGGAGAAGGGCCTGTTTGAGGCCCACGGCCTCACCAATGTCACCCTGAACCGGGAGCCGAGCTGGAATGCGATCGCCGATGGGGTAGCCACGGGCCGCCTCGATGCCGCCATGATGGTGGCCGGTATGCCCCTGGGCATGACCCTGGGCTATGGCAACCAGCGCCCCAGGCCAATGGTGAGCGCCCTCACCCTCAGTCGCAACGGCAACGCCATCACCTTTAGCAAGCGCCTGGTGGATGCCGGGATGCGCTCCCTGGGCGACTTCAAGGCGGCGATCGATCGCCGGCCCGACCAGGTGCATACCCTGGCGGCGGTGCACCCCACCTCCATGCACAACCTGCTGCTGCGCTACTGGCTGGCCTCCGGCGGCATCGACCCCGATCGCGACGTCAGCCTGACGGTGATTCCCCCGGCCCAGATGGTCTCGACCCTGAAATCCGGTGCAATCGACGGCTACTGCGTGGGCGAACCCTGGAATGCTCGGGCCGTGGCCGAGGGGCTGGGGGTGGTGATGGCCACCGACAACGACATCTGGCCCGGCCACATTGAGAAAGTTCTCGGCGTTACCGAAGCCTGGGCCAACCAGTATCCTAAAACCCACGTGGCCCTGGTCAAGGCCCTGCTGGAGGCCTGTGAGTACTGTGACGACCGCCGTAACCGCGAAGAAATTGCCGAGCTGTTGGCCCAGCCCGAGTACGTGGGAGCCGATGAGACCCTGATTCGCCAGGGCTTTGTCGATCCCTACAACCGGGGCGACGGCAGCGAGCCCGACCAGGTCCTTAACTACATCACCTTCTTTACCGGCAAGGCCAACTACCCCGATGTGTCGGAGGCGGTGTGGATGATGACCCAGATGGCCCGCTGGGGCATTACCCCCTTCCCCCGCAACTGGCTGGAGGTGGCCGAGCGAGTGAAGCGGGCCGATATTTTTGGCCAGGCCGCCCGCGAGCTGGGGCTGCTGGACATTGGCCGCGATCGCCGCCGCAGCCACCTCTTCGACGGCATTGAGTTTGACCCCGACGAGCCGCTGAGGTACCTGGATCAGTTTGCGATCAAACGCGACCTGCGCATTGAAGAAGTGCCTATGGATGCCGTGAGTATCCTGTAA